In Miscanthus floridulus cultivar M001 chromosome 8, ASM1932011v1, whole genome shotgun sequence, the sequence TTGATCTAATAGAGGCAAACCTGATTAAGGGCTAAAACAAAAGATAAAACCCACGCACAACCTAGCCCTGCCCGCACACAGGTCCAGTAGTATGTGCCTAGAAAACTGAGATAATACAACAGAGAATAACATGACATGACAAATAAATTAATGATCTAGTCTCAAATTATTatatagaaaacataaatatCTCAGCACTCTGCTACTGTGAAGAGCGAAGCGTCTATGCCGTCTGCGCATAATTTTCGTCCACCCGTTTTGTCCGTCACAGCTCTTCCACTTCCCAATCGGTCAAACAGCGCTAACAGGTGGGTCTTGCGCGCTCCTGCTCGCATGGGATCCCATCCCTGCCCCTTGCTGGATGATAAATCAGGAGGTTTGGATGGAATGTTAAAACTTGGTCATGTCAAACATCAGCAAAGATACTTAAAAAACAGAGATACCAAAAAAACAAAGATTTGTGCTTTTCCCTTCCCCTTGCTGGTGATTGAAGTATGCTAATGTATCCCAGCCCCAGTCTGTGACTGAAGTATCTATGCTAATGttataacaaaataaaaaatagagACACATCTGAACTTACTCTTCTTCAATTTTTGGTTTCTGAAGCCAAATGCGCACGGTCTATTCTGGAGCACATAtccctgcaaaaaaaaaaaaccattagCATAGATACTTCAATTACAAGACATCAGCATATTACAGAGTACATGGTGTACGTAATTTTTTGTATTCCGCGAGCAGGTTATTGACAAATCTGCAAGCAAGACTCTTGCCAAATCATAATCAGAAAATGGAAGTTTTTTCTTACCATATGTTATTATGTTTTGTCAACGTGTCAGCAAATTTGattaaaaaacaaacaaacagacCAAATGAGACAGAAAGAGGTGGTGTTGTTTACGATTGTGTACATGATCGACATAGTTAGCAAGCGGGCTCGAGCCTGGTTGGCTAGCTCGTGTTAGAGTTGAGCTAGCAACCACGGTTCGAATCCCCGTGTGCACAGCATTAAGCCATCTCATATGGCCAGAGTCTTGACCCTATTAGTTTTTTTTATGAACGACATGGTTTTTATTTATGCATTTGAGGCCAAGTCTAGTGCTATACCACTATGTTTTACCCGTTCCAATAGGGTTGCTTGGTGGCCTTGAGCTGTGTGCTGctgaggtcgccgttgaggaagaTGACGAGCTGGTGCTAGAGTTGCATCTCAAACTTGGTGAGAGGATGAGGCTCGGTGGCGGAGATCCAGGACGGGGTGAACATGCAGAGCATGTCATCGTCCGCGGCCTTGTTGCGCGCGACGGCAGACACGTGCTCGCCCCGTGCAGTGGCCGAGGTCGCGCTCGCCCGCACGCTCAGTCGCGGGGACGGGAACTTGGgcggcctcctgctcctgagctcgCGCCGGCCACGGAGGAGGGGAGGTCGCGCCCGCGTGCACCAGGTCCCCCGCCGCCGCGTCTCCCTTGATGGGCTGATGGCCTCAGGCACTCCCACGCGGTGTAGGCCCCCCGCCGCAGCGTCTCCCTCTACGTCACCAGCAGCGTCCCCCTCCGGAGACGACGGTGCGGCCCAAAAAAGCGATGAAAAAAGCGATGTGGCGATGCCGAAGAGCTCGGAGCCGTACCCACGAGACGAAGCGGCGTCGGGGTGGTGCGGGTGGCGGCGGGGCCCTTCAGGATGGGCAACCGCAGCGGCGGACCTATGGCGGGTCGAGGGTGAGGGACGAGGTCAGGAGGGCCGTCAGGGCCCGTTGTGCCCGCCGCCGCTTCGGGAGAGAGATGATGGGGTGTGCGATGCGGTGGGGCAGAGAGTGGGAGGGGAGCGAGAGAGGAGGAATCAGAGTCGCGTGGGCGAGAGGAAAAGTCACGCGTGCATGTGGGAAACGGGGCGTCGGTGGGAGAGGGAGAGCCACGCGTGGGGTGGGAGCGGGATGAGGAATGAGTGATGAGGTTTGGTCCCAACAATCGGACCCGTTGGATTTGAGTGAACAAGAGAAAAGAGATGGTCAGAGTGGATCTCGTCCCTTCGTTTGAAAGGTTGGTTTGACTTTGGGCGTATTTTTTTGGGTGTTGGTGTGGACAGTTTTTTGGCGTGGCTTTAGGAAAGTTGACAATCATTGCATTATTAGTGGTAGAGATTCAGCCTACTAGCTGATTCTCCAGTGATCATCGCTTCTGACTTCTGAGTGCTCTGACCAAATGCGTCGCAAGCATTTGTGATTTTTCGTTGGACCATTGATTTCTTTACTAGACTATAGATCTACGTGTACGTGTGTGATGAAGGCGGGTGGTGGATGTGTGGCGTACGTTTCTATGATGCGatattttcttttattattttattttattttcttttttagtttattttgtaTTTCATTTTCCTTCACAATTTATACCTGTTTACatttcatttttttctctttttcatttttccttcttgttctatttttttctttttttcccttcCTTATTTGTGTGGGTTACATAAAATATCAAAATATTTGGCTTTACTTACCTTTAGAAATAATTTgtatatttttgtgttttacatCACATAGCAAAACATTTGATTTTACTTAACTATAGAAATAACTAGTGCATTTATGATGTACCTTCTATGGGCctattcggctggtattaaagtcgactgaagctattttgttatgagagaaaaatacactagattctagctgataagccggatgATAAGTTCAAACAAACAAGCCCTATATTTGTGTGGGTTACGTCAAATACCAAAACATTCTGCTTTACTTAATCCACGCCCAAATCAGTCCCACGAACATAGAGAAGGGATCCCCACGAGTAGCAGCAGTGGATGGACGGGTTGCTCGATTGGTGCTCCCTTTCTTACTTTGTCCATGCTTCAGATCAAGCCGGCGGATTGGCTCTTCTCTGTGCCGCTGCCCCCGATAGCAGGAATATGGAGGACGGTGGAGCGAGCATGATGGAGTCGGGAGTCTAGGGTTCTATGGTTTTTTTTTTCCGGTTTGGAGATTTTTATTTTAATAAGAAACATTTCTGGTTTGGAGATGAAAGGGGATTGGGGCATTGGGCAGACCAGGCCAGGTGGAGTGGCATCACACAAGTGGGCTATCTTGTAGAATGTTCCACTGGCATGTGAGGTCTTCCAAAATTGTCCCAATTTGCATCCGACGGGATGGGCTTTAATGAGCTTCCTTCCCTTTTACCTTTCGGGCATGAATCTTCATGGGCCACAATTTTTTTTGCGTATGATTGGGCCGTTCACCATCGCCGCCGACCCGACATGATCTTCGTCGCAAGCTTTGGGTGTTCTGCCGCCTCTTCATGTGCCACTACTAATAACATATAAAACAGTTGATCCAGACTCCAGAGGCTTGCGGCAAAAGTCAATTAAATTAAGAATGCTCATACATCCGATGGTTTCAACCTAGGAGTCCTACGTTTTAATAACTTGCTCGAATAGAAGGCCAGTgagttttgaatttcaaaattgttTGGATCTAAGTTTTATTAATTGTTTGGAAATTATACATTTTGAATTTCATAATCTAAGAACTTAAAACATTTATTTGGGACTCTATACAACTTCGATAATAAACTtgtaaactataaagttgtagactGTACTAAGAACTACAACTTCCCTATAAAACTTATCGTTATCTGAGGTTGTTTaagaattttaaatttcaaaatttgagaacTTAAACAATTTTTTTGTActctaaacaatttcaaataaagGACTTATGAATCACAAAGCTGTAGATCGTGTAGAGATCTACAATTTTGGCGTAAAGTTTGTATTCATCCAACTTCAtagaaaaagatatgattttttatgCAACGATCTCTAGAGGTGTCTCTTAAGAGCACTGGCGGAGCCAGGGGGGCCCCCCAATGTTTCACAACAAAAAAAATTAGTAGTatgacttaatattttttatttatattaagagggagattatataaaattcttgtcatatatacttattaatatcttctagataatataatcatacaaaacacaactagataataaaattatcgcaatGAAAAAGACCGAGCCGGCCCCTCCTAAGTATAATTCCTGACGGCCGGCCCCCCCTGAGtataaatcctggctccgccgcTGCTTAAGAGTGCCGTAATCGATACTCTTATAATGTCCACCTTTGTTAATAGTCATTTTTAGAGACATACATCTTAAGGAATTCATTTGTATCAATGGATTAACGATAAATAGTCGTCTAACAGGGGCAGTCTCTTTAGGATGTCTCTATAAACAATTGATAGAGGTGTGTGTTTGCCTAAGACCACTTTCGCCATTTATAGCAACTACCCCAGTATATCTCTTAATTATGAAGCTTGTCTCCTAAAATGAGAAGTGATGGTGGCGTCATTTTTTTTGTTCTCACCTGCATATATATGAGTACTGCAATTTTGAAGATTCACTTATCTATTCACGTCAATCTGGAGACCCTTCTTAAAAAAGTTGTGCAAATCCAACCACTTTATTTATACACTAGAAAAATGTTAAAAAATTAGGCAACCTATACAAAGTGAGTCCAATTAAACGCATCATACAGCTTATAGCAAATCACTGGGTTCCTCCGACTTGCGGCATCTGGGGGAACACTGATCCGAACCATCGGGAACACGGGTACACGGTGCAGAAGGTCTGCATCGCCGTCATGAGCAGCAGCACGACGGCGGCGAGCAGCGTCAGGATCCGCCACGACCTGAACACGTACTTCTTGAGCAGCTtctgcgcccgcgccgccgcccgccggctCCGGTGCGCGTTCACCTCCCGTATCGCGGCGTCCAGCCGGGGCACCTTGCCCAGCCGCGTCGCCCGGCACATGCCGTTCCACATGTCGGCGGCCTCCTTGTCGCTCTTGAGGTGGTTCACCACCACGCCGCTCTGCCCGAGGATCTTCACGTCCTTGGGCGTGTCGATGATGCCGTTCATCAGCTCCGTGTACCGCGCCAGCACCAGGGGCCCACGCACGGCCACGGCCTCGTAGGCCACCAGGTTGCGCAGCACCACCTCCGTGTTGCCGTCCAGCGTGATGATGGGCAGGCTCAGCGTCGCCGTCGCGGCGTCGAAGGCGATCCCGGCGATGCCCTCCGGCGCCGGCACGAACCGGACGCCCCACCGCGCCAGGGTCGCCACCGACGGGATCATGATCTCCTGCGCCAGCGGCGAGCTGATGATGCTCCCCAGGTTCACGCCCTTGAGCCGCGCCTCCACGTCGGTGGACGCCATCAGCTTGGTCACCAGCGGCGCCAGCGCCGACAGCAGCGGCACCTTGCGCATGATCTTCCCCGGGAGGCTTGACGCCATGCTCATCGGCCGGGAGATGAGGTTCTTCCGGATGAACCGGACGGGCGCCACGTCGAGGCTGGACACCTGCATGCACGCCTGCTTCACCTTGTCGTAGTCCGGCAGCTGCTGCGACGGGTCGAGCATGTCGATGGTGAACTCCTCGGGCACCATCGGCGGCGGCTCCCGGTCGCCGTCGAAGACCGTCGCGTCGGGGACGAGGAAGTGGTAGAGGAGCTCGAGCATGTGCGCGTGCCTGGCGATGTCGGCGACGACCAGCTCCGCGGTGGTCTTGATCGGGGACACCTCCTTGATGAAGCGGTCGAGCACGGCGTGCagcgcgtcggcggcggcctgctcggccttgggGTGGCGGAGCGCGAGCGCCTGCGAGAAGAGGAAGAGCGGGATCTGGTTCTCCAGCATCATGGCGTCGCGCACGGTGGCGTTGATCCAGTTGGTCGCCGAGGACACCATGTCAGTGACCTCGTCGCGGTGGTAGCTCTCGAGGAAGTCGAGGAGGAAGCAGGTGTCAATGGCCATCATccatgccagcgtctggtcgctcagCTCCAGGAACCTGTGGTAGGTGCACTAATAATCAGTTAATTAATGAATCTTAATTGTAACCAAATATTACAGAACTTCAGTTATATTCTGACTATGTGAAGAGTGGGAATCTGAGATTGAGAGGACTAAGAAGCAGACCgttttttttttggttgttgTTGTTTTGAATGATTGAAAGTTTGAAACAGACTGATTTTGTGAATCGTTCCTAGACACTAGGGTACAGAGTCTGGTTACTAATGGGCCTGTAGTGTTTGGGCTTTGCCCGCAAAACAGCCCAGAAGCCAGTGAACTATCGGCCTTTTAAATGCCCATTTTGGTCAAACGGCCTCTATGAGTCTTTgttctttttgtaaaaaaaaaagggAAGCCTACATGTCCGGTTGTAAAACCATCACTTACTACTACTGCTGTATCACCAACAAACTTCACTCGGTTGGCTCGCTCGCCAGGTGTGCTAGCGGTCGGGCGTGAGTTCGATCGCCTGGATCGACGCTCGCGTGTCTCACTGGGAATTTTTCTCCAATAATAAATTTATCTCTCAGCCACGTGTAGTCTCTTGGTGTAGATGTAAGTTAAGATTTTGAATATCTCTCAGCTAATGTAAGTCTAGATTACGCACTAGGAATGTACGTGAGTTTGTAGTACAACCTATACTCGAAGAGTTGCATAAAAAAACAAACTTCACTCAACGAGTAAGCTCTAGAGGAAAGGCAGCAGGACCGCCGCAGTTCTGTTAATATAAGAGCAAAAAAGATCGCGTTAGCTAGGCCAACAACCATCTGGTATGAAGTTAAGGCAGCAGGAGACAATACTCTAGGAGAACAATAGTTAGCACTCCAGTATATGTATACTCCCGCCgtcacaatttttttttttttttgcaactaTGAGATTtgtatagtaaataatattaatatttatgtctccaacTTGGTTTGCtacaaaaatatattctataattaattaatgtaTTGGTGTTTATTTCATAAATGTAGGTAGTTTTCATATATAAACTTTGGTTAAACTTTAAATTGTTTGACTCCTCGGATTTTATCAATTCACTAGGGATTTTGTCAATTATAGTAAATGTAGGCATTTTTTTAGGGGGGACGCAAAGCGAGTAAGTAGTTTAGTCAATTCACTAGGGATTTTGTCAATTGTAACCAGAAGCAAGGATATTAGGCGAGGATCAAAGGCGATGATGTGTAGTAGTGAGTGCATCTAGATGGACGTGCACAGCACAGCACACGGCGTA encodes:
- the LOC136472218 gene encoding putative UPF0481 protein At3g02645, with amino-acid sequence MALSELQARARFVQLSAASAGLHFDEDRWLSRVRQSLEREAADALGAAAKVFDVPRLLRATRPEAYLPQHFALGPYHCGRPELRDMERYKLAAAKRAEKLFAEGRKFDHLVQQLLRDQDKIRAPYHRFLELSDQTLAWMMAIDTCFLLDFLESYHRDEVTDMVSSATNWINATVRDAMMLENQIPLFLFSQALALRHPKAEQAAADALHAVLDRFIKEVSPIKTTAELVVADIARHAHMLELLYHFLVPDATVFDGDREPPPMVPEEFTIDMLDPSQQLPDYDKVKQACMQVSSLDVAPVRFIRKNLISRPMSMASSLPGKIMRKVPLLSALAPLVTKLMASTDVEARLKGVNLGSIISSPLAQEIMIPSVATLARWGVRFVPAPEGIAGIAFDAATATLSLPIITLDGNTEVVLRNLVAYEAVAVRGPLVLARYTELMNGIIDTPKDVKILGQSGVVVNHLKSDKEAADMWNGMCRATRLGKVPRLDAAIREVNAHRSRRAAARAQKLLKKYVFRSWRILTLLAAVVLLLMTAMQTFCTVYPCSRWFGSVFPQMPQVGGTQ